One Campylobacter concisus DNA segment encodes these proteins:
- a CDS encoding retention module-containing protein, giving the protein MQKLGVIKNILGGEIVAVDKSGNERVLKVGDSIFEGETLKADGSAKAVIAANDGKEVSLQNGESLSLDKEANALSDNPEIASIQKALLNGTNITDLEETAAGGNAAGGNATGDGVSLGAASFAEGGHYSNINENYRNLTDANRAFQTPENSIGGYNDAGTDADTTTPISPVTPVTPSIPVTPPTPSTPSTPGVTVTPGTPSPANPPVITPRPGAVEITTSLDPANSEARESGAGANGEGGHYLVYKLGLGGTPVSPSGETTDLALNFMGGTRGEDYANLIEYSLNNGAAGSWVTLNANSTIPSVNVEDISKVQVRIKVLDDDGQDTTKGPLHHNQNEGENTGPQGMTIDNVQKTDMVDNFAVFKEGVKLSVTPSSSYLLPTTNANMAEGKIIDNDDNIELNKDIKGNIANYTSLNTNDGDDTVSIKANLENLHLNTGSGNDVVNFDKEVTISGTANSGSNANSTRIDLYSGDDVVNINADLTMKKASINLGATTNDPNYNAHDASGTNELNINANIIGQANDWRNDNTVSMGDGEDTLNFKDGVKVENVFINMNAGENTAKGNGITLENVRLDTATSYTKAGETSNIDFSNSNFTNVEINFGVNTAADVNLGVQNVKLTNIIGDHVTAKAQDHLEVKGGSYTGGANYFSSKDIVIDDITVDQASIGSFSGVSSVANISNLVATNRVGLRYGDGDDTINLNGGNNLSKADASSYADIDTGNGNDTINFNGENKSGGLSIDTAEGNDTITFGAGTTLGGTYTSSDNNLVSHSIGIGMGKGDDTLNIEKGAVLKNAGIEMGDGNDVVNLNGGLEKAGGGMYSPGVSAINLGSGNDIIHIGKDAVVNDDAMTFQGGPGKLEHGGIIIQGGAGTDTLDLAGNIDFSKVAGFEKLTLGGSENNVALNLTINDVLNITNGNGTNRTLRIDGESGDQVDMSAFSKGGVNSEGYREFSATYDSTTFTIEIKDEIVLHS; this is encoded by the coding sequence ATGCAAAAGTTAGGAGTTATTAAAAATATCCTAGGTGGCGAAATCGTAGCCGTTGATAAAAGTGGCAACGAGAGAGTCTTGAAAGTGGGCGATAGCATTTTTGAAGGTGAAACCTTAAAGGCTGACGGCTCTGCAAAAGCAGTGATCGCAGCAAATGACGGTAAAGAAGTCAGCTTACAAAACGGCGAAAGTCTTAGCCTAGATAAAGAGGCAAATGCACTTAGTGATAACCCAGAGATAGCCTCTATTCAAAAAGCCCTATTAAACGGCACAAACATCACAGACCTTGAAGAGACTGCAGCAGGTGGCAACGCAGCAGGTGGCAACGCTACTGGAGATGGCGTGAGTTTAGGTGCTGCAAGCTTTGCCGAGGGCGGCCACTACTCAAATATCAATGAAAATTATAGAAATTTAACCGACGCAAATAGAGCTTTTCAAACACCAGAAAACTCAATAGGTGGTTATAACGATGCAGGTACAGATGCAGATACGACAACTCCTATCTCACCAGTTACACCTGTCACTCCAAGCATCCCAGTAACGCCACCAACTCCGAGCACACCAAGTACTCCTGGCGTCACCGTAACCCCAGGTACTCCTTCACCTGCTAATCCTCCAGTCATCACGCCTCGCCCTGGTGCAGTAGAGATCACTACTAGCTTAGATCCAGCTAACAGTGAGGCAAGAGAGAGCGGCGCTGGAGCGAACGGCGAGGGCGGACACTATCTTGTTTATAAACTAGGCCTTGGTGGCACACCAGTTAGCCCAAGTGGCGAGACAACAGACCTTGCTCTAAATTTCATGGGCGGCACTAGAGGCGAGGACTATGCAAATTTGATCGAGTACTCGCTAAATAACGGCGCTGCTGGCAGCTGGGTAACTCTAAATGCTAACAGCACAATACCAAGCGTAAACGTAGAAGATATCTCAAAAGTGCAAGTAAGGATAAAAGTGCTTGACGACGACGGACAAGATACTACAAAAGGCCCACTACATCACAACCAAAACGAAGGTGAGAACACTGGCCCTCAAGGTATGACTATCGACAACGTACAAAAAACTGATATGGTTGATAATTTTGCTGTATTTAAAGAGGGTGTGAAACTAAGCGTCACGCCAAGTAGTAGTTATCTGCTACCAACAACTAATGCAAATATGGCTGAAGGCAAGATCATAGACAACGACGACAACATCGAGCTAAATAAAGACATCAAAGGAAATATCGCAAACTACACCAGTTTAAATACAAATGATGGCGATGATACGGTCAGCATAAAAGCAAATTTAGAGAATTTACACTTAAATACCGGCTCTGGTAACGACGTGGTAAATTTTGATAAAGAGGTTACTATTAGCGGCACAGCAAATAGTGGCTCAAATGCTAATAGTACAAGGATAGATCTTTATAGTGGCGATGATGTGGTAAATATCAATGCTGATCTAACTATGAAAAAAGCCTCAATTAATCTTGGTGCAACAACAAATGATCCAAACTACAACGCACATGATGCCTCAGGTACTAATGAGCTAAATATCAATGCAAATATTATCGGTCAAGCCAACGACTGGAGAAATGATAACACTGTATCTATGGGCGATGGCGAAGATACTCTAAATTTCAAAGATGGTGTCAAAGTAGAAAATGTATTTATCAATATGAACGCTGGAGAAAACACCGCTAAAGGGAATGGCATAACCCTAGAAAACGTTCGCTTAGATACAGCAACTAGCTACACAAAAGCTGGCGAAACTAGCAATATTGATTTTTCAAATTCTAACTTTACAAATGTAGAGATAAATTTTGGTGTAAATACCGCCGCAGACGTCAATCTTGGTGTGCAAAATGTCAAACTTACTAATATCATAGGAGATCACGTCACAGCTAAAGCACAAGATCATCTTGAAGTAAAAGGTGGATCATACACTGGTGGGGCTAACTACTTTTCATCTAAAGATATCGTTATAGATGATATTACAGTAGATCAAGCTAGTATTGGTTCATTTAGCGGCGTCTCATCGGTTGCAAACATATCAAATTTAGTTGCTACAAATAGGGTTGGCCTCAGATATGGAGACGGCGACGATACGATAAATTTAAATGGTGGTAACAACCTAAGCAAGGCTGACGCTTCAAGCTATGCCGATATAGATACCGGAAATGGCAATGACACCATAAATTTCAATGGCGAAAACAAATCCGGTGGCTTAAGCATAGATACTGCTGAAGGCAACGACACTATAACATTTGGTGCAGGCACTACGCTTGGTGGTACTTATACGAGTAGCGATAATAACCTCGTTAGTCACAGTATTGGCATAGGAATGGGCAAAGGAGACGATACATTAAATATCGAAAAAGGTGCTGTTCTTAAAAATGCTGGCATAGAAATGGGTGATGGTAATGACGTTGTAAATTTAAATGGCGGTCTAGAAAAAGCAGGGGGCGGTATGTATAGCCCTGGCGTAAGTGCTATTAACCTAGGTAGTGGCAACGACATCATACATATAGGAAAAGATGCAGTTGTTAATGACGATGCTATGACTTTCCAAGGGGGGCCTGGCAAGTTGGAGCATGGCGGCATCATCATCCAAGGTGGTGCAGGCACTGATACGCTAGATCTTGCTGGAAATATCGACTTTAGCAAGGTAGCTGGCTTTGAAAAACTTACTCTTGGTGGCAGTGAAAACAATGTAGCACTAAATTTAACTATAAATGACGTGCTAAATATCACAAATGGCAACGGCACTAACCGCACTCTAAGGATAGATGGCGAAAGTGGCGATCAAGTAGATATGTCAGCCTTTAGCAAAGGTGGCGTAAATTCTGAAGGATACAGAGAATTCTCAGCTACATATGATAGTACGACATTTACCATCGAGATAAAAGACGAAATAGTCTTACACTCTTAA
- a CDS encoding thiol:disulfide interchange protein DsbA/DsbL has product MSFLSKFSKAIFAVAVAGAISASAFSEGEDYVKLEKPLSVGQNTLVKVFSYACPFCYKYDKSVTPKVVEKIPGLKYEPFHLKTKGDYGEVASKVFAVLIVMDEAKGVGLFDENSLFKKAKFAYYKAYHDKKERWGDGKDVEGFLKTGLEAAGVSKADYEKELANPKVTELLKKWDESYDVAKIQGVPAFVVNGKYLIMTKSISSLDGMAALIEELLKK; this is encoded by the coding sequence ATGAGTTTTCTATCTAAATTTAGTAAGGCTATCTTTGCCGTTGCGGTAGCTGGAGCGATCAGCGCTAGTGCATTTAGCGAGGGCGAGGACTACGTCAAGCTCGAAAAGCCACTAAGTGTCGGACAAAACACGCTAGTTAAAGTTTTCAGCTACGCTTGCCCATTTTGCTATAAGTACGACAAGAGCGTCACTCCAAAGGTAGTTGAGAAAATTCCTGGCCTAAAATACGAGCCATTTCACCTAAAGACAAAGGGCGATTATGGCGAGGTTGCGAGCAAGGTTTTTGCCGTTCTTATCGTTATGGACGAGGCAAAGGGAGTTGGTTTATTTGATGAAAATTCGCTATTTAAAAAGGCTAAATTTGCCTACTACAAGGCTTATCACGACAAAAAAGAGCGCTGGGGCGATGGCAAAGACGTTGAGGGCTTTTTAAAGACTGGACTTGAGGCTGCTGGCGTTAGCAAAGCAGACTACGAAAAAGAGCTGGCTAATCCAAAAGTGACTGAGCTACTTAAAAAGTGGGATGAGAGCTATGACGTGGCTAAAATTCAAGGCGTGCCAGCATTTGTCGTAAATGGCAAATATCTCATCATGACAAAATCAATCAGCTCGCTTGACGGCATGGCAGCACTCATCGAAGAGCTTCTTAAAAAATAA
- a CDS encoding putative quinol monooxygenase: MFKKLFLLAVLAAFAFGAEAKVSLQELLVTPNNKSLLKELGRENILSSKSEPGTQAIFFASAKSKPELFYVLEFYKDEAAYKKHVASAHYKKFTSASAEILASKKAISLKKRAAFSKNLTPERLKDSYFHITNLSLKAKSDAKFEKLVKKYMQKSVDEGAYAQFAFSQKDAPNKWVLVEIYKDEASFESYRHSENYKAYAKERAGLIDEFDGFGLKNETSFSKVKF; this comes from the coding sequence ATGTTTAAAAAGCTATTTTTACTAGCAGTTTTGGCAGCTTTTGCCTTTGGGGCGGAGGCTAAAGTGAGCTTGCAGGAGCTGCTTGTTACGCCAAATAACAAGAGTTTGTTAAAAGAGCTTGGCAGGGAAAATATACTAAGCTCAAAGAGCGAGCCAGGTACGCAGGCTATATTTTTTGCGAGCGCAAAGAGCAAGCCAGAGCTGTTTTATGTCCTCGAGTTTTACAAGGACGAGGCGGCTTATAAAAAGCACGTAGCTTCAGCGCACTATAAGAAATTTACAAGTGCAAGTGCTGAAATTTTGGCTAGCAAAAAGGCTATAAGCTTGAAAAAACGGGCTGCGTTTTCTAAAAATTTAACCCCAGAGCGCCTAAAAGATAGCTACTTTCACATCACAAATTTAAGCCTTAAGGCAAAGAGCGATGCGAAATTTGAAAAGCTAGTGAAAAAATATATGCAAAAAAGCGTAGATGAGGGAGCTTACGCGCAGTTTGCCTTTAGTCAAAAAGACGCGCCTAACAAGTGGGTGCTGGTTGAAATTTACAAAGACGAAGCTAGCTTTGAAAGCTACCGCCACAGCGAAAACTACAAGGCTTACGCCAAAGAGCGAGCGGGGCTAATAGATGAATTTGATGGCTTTGGTTTAAAAAACGAGACCTCATTTAGCAAGGTAAAATTTTAG
- a CDS encoding subtype B tannase: protein MKCVRVAILGVCLVGVCFGGELKFDEKKFELKSVQVGERTLKFRAYEGIVYVAKPTSDYEVLNFYVPEGKFDDKTTAIFMPNGIGGYMPAKPQKPETKNEKPNATLEALLRGYVVASVGARGRTLKDGERFIGKAPAAIVDLKAAVRYLKFNDKFMPGDANKIISNGTSAGGAMSALLGASANAKEYEPYLDELGAAKADDQIYAVSAYCPVTNLEHEDEAYEWMFGDLDKFERIDFASLDAGSFNDRSKKPKMITGELNATQKELSRELKSKFPAYLNSLNLKDAKGHTLSLDENGEGSFKEYINSLLQRAFTATKSSDKSTLTPKFITLDTQGCSLGYTFELEDFIASLKRAKAPVAFDGLALENAENDLFGDSKTPAKHFTKFAKERSEGEMAEASVIKMMNAMNYTANKEAAKFYRIRQGTNDTDLALAVPAMLALSLKNAGKEVDFEAVWGQGHGGDYDLDELFAWVKRVLEK from the coding sequence ATGAAATGCGTTAGAGTTGCTATTTTAGGGGTTTGTTTAGTAGGTGTTTGCTTTGGTGGCGAGCTTAAATTTGATGAAAAGAAATTTGAGCTAAAAAGCGTGCAAGTTGGCGAGAGAACGCTTAAATTTAGAGCTTATGAGGGCATAGTCTATGTGGCAAAGCCAACGAGCGACTATGAGGTGCTAAATTTTTATGTGCCAGAGGGTAAATTTGACGATAAAACTACGGCTATCTTTATGCCAAACGGCATAGGCGGCTACATGCCAGCCAAACCGCAAAAGCCAGAAACCAAAAACGAAAAGCCAAATGCCACCCTTGAAGCGCTTCTTAGAGGATACGTCGTGGCTAGCGTTGGCGCTAGAGGCAGGACGCTAAAAGATGGCGAGCGCTTCATCGGCAAAGCCCCAGCTGCGATAGTCGATCTAAAAGCGGCCGTTAGATATCTTAAATTTAACGATAAATTTATGCCAGGCGACGCAAATAAGATCATCTCAAACGGCACGAGTGCAGGCGGCGCGATGTCGGCACTGCTTGGCGCTAGCGCAAACGCAAAAGAGTATGAGCCATATCTTGACGAGCTAGGCGCTGCAAAGGCGGACGATCAAATTTATGCCGTCTCAGCCTACTGCCCTGTTACAAATTTAGAGCATGAGGACGAGGCGTATGAGTGGATGTTTGGGGATTTGGATAAATTTGAAAGGATTGATTTTGCAAGTCTTGACGCGGGCTCTTTTAACGACAGGAGCAAAAAGCCAAAGATGATCACAGGCGAGCTAAACGCCACGCAAAAAGAGCTCTCACGTGAGCTAAAGAGTAAATTCCCAGCCTATCTAAACTCGCTAAATTTAAAAGATGCCAAAGGCCATACGCTAAGCCTTGATGAAAATGGCGAGGGTAGCTTCAAGGAGTATATAAACTCACTGCTTCAAAGGGCATTTACCGCTACAAAAAGCAGCGACAAAAGCACGCTCACGCCTAAATTTATAACTCTTGACACGCAGGGATGCTCGCTTGGATATACGTTTGAGCTAGAAGACTTCATCGCCTCGCTAAAACGTGCCAAAGCGCCAGTTGCCTTTGACGGCCTAGCTCTTGAAAATGCTGAAAACGACCTTTTTGGCGACAGCAAAACGCCTGCAAAGCACTTTACTAAATTTGCAAAAGAGCGAAGCGAGGGCGAGATGGCGGAGGCTAGCGTCATAAAGATGATGAATGCGATGAACTACACCGCAAACAAAGAGGCGGCGAAATTTTACCGCATAAGGCAGGGCACAAACGACACCGACCTAGCCCTTGCCGTGCCTGCTATGCTTGCTCTCTCGCTTAAAAATGCTGGCAAAGAGGTTGATTTTGAAGCGGTTTGGGGGCAAGGACACGGCGGCGACTACGACCTAGACGAGCTTTTTGCTTGGGTAAAAAGAGTTTTAGAAAAATAA
- a CDS encoding DUF2798 domain-containing protein has product MSAFMAFFMSFVLTYLNLGFVDGFVKIWLTAYVKAFVVAYPVLLLVSPSVAKITQNLCKKES; this is encoded by the coding sequence ATGTCAGCTTTTATGGCGTTTTTTATGTCATTTGTGCTCACGTATCTAAATCTTGGCTTTGTTGATGGTTTTGTGAAAATTTGGCTAACTGCTTATGTAAAAGCCTTTGTGGTGGCATATCCTGTGCTTTTGCTAGTTTCGCCGTCTGTTGCAAAGATCACGCAAAATTTATGTAAAAAAGAGAGTTAA
- a CDS encoding DUF5339 domain-containing protein, translating to MKKSLLVLATLGFALSLNAADLTDTCKSYFSDIDKMVEAYKQAGQEQQVKMYEDQKKQSMDQLASLPKEQQDATCKQAKEMFAQVMDQMKKQGLLK from the coding sequence ATGAAAAAATCACTTTTAGTTTTAGCTACTCTTGGCTTTGCACTAAGCCTAAACGCTGCAGATCTTACAGATACTTGCAAGTCTTACTTCTCAGACATTGACAAAATGGTCGAAGCTTACAAACAAGCTGGTCAAGAGCAACAAGTAAAAATGTACGAAGATCAAAAGAAACAATCAATGGATCAACTAGCTTCTTTACCAAAAGAGCAACAAGACGCTACTTGCAAACAAGCTAAAGAGATGTTTGCTCAAGTAATGGATCAAATGAAAAAACAAGGTCTTTTAAAATAA
- a CDS encoding type II toxin-antitoxin system YafQ family toxin codes for MLEIEYSKSFKKAFKKLNESEKKLTKDIIWQLANNEELASKYKDHALIGSYKGFRECHVKPDLLLIYKKQNEILLLTCVEVGSHSELFR; via the coding sequence ATGCTTGAGATAGAGTATTCAAAGAGTTTTAAGAAAGCTTTTAAAAAGCTAAATGAAAGCGAAAAGAAACTAACCAAAGATATCATTTGGCAATTAGCAAATAACGAGGAATTAGCATCAAAATATAAAGATCACGCTCTTATTGGAAGCTATAAAGGCTTTAGAGAGTGTCATGTTAAGCCAGACTTGCTCTTGATATATAAAAAACAAAACGAAATTTTACTTCTTACATGCGTTGAAGTAGGAAGCCACAGCGAGCTTTTTCGGTAA
- a CDS encoding sensor histidine kinase gives MGINLKSQNIKIYAIILLASLFVVLLGLNSYNNAKEKIIELSDKNNIAVSKNIVSNFQIWLDERLNSLIRASKFIQNSGIIDDDTRVANFIKLFKENAKEFDLMQLLREDGEIFVDGQKISEEVMSKRERAGLIWYVETKNTNAPSVNFMQNHKILKDSTLNLCVPVEKDAKFEAALCGVVRIGTIFDSIKNFSLAPNSYSFLVTHSGEILTSMADATLKREIEEKFKELFLKDEDITSLKIGQNLIQVAEIPTMNWFIGAGTNNEEEILAMTREALKNALNLLFAFVALAFLANSLHNFMYNKIKKVQDEYETLLAHRAKMSEAGELISGISHQFIQPVNSLKLMLSSAIMLKKEGNLSDEELLNLLKKGQSSIELLSKTIEIFRNFYKSAENVSEFDIQTSVRNLITLMHTELSRANVSVKFSGFEEMKVCQIENIIQQILLILIHNAKDSLVESYKDEPLKRVIELKFRSFEDKCYIGVYDSGGGVSYEMSKKIFTWLNTTKKQGNGIGLYFAKKLAREKLNGDITLAHNLKPTIFELSFDKNLKG, from the coding sequence ATGGGTATTAATTTAAAATCACAAAATATTAAAATTTATGCGATCATCTTGCTAGCAAGCCTCTTTGTCGTGCTTCTTGGGCTAAACAGCTACAACAATGCAAAAGAAAAGATCATCGAGCTATCTGATAAAAACAACATCGCAGTTAGTAAAAACATCGTTAGCAACTTTCAAATTTGGCTTGATGAGCGCTTAAATTCACTCATCCGTGCGTCAAAATTTATCCAAAACTCTGGCATCATTGATGACGATACTAGGGTGGCAAATTTCATAAAGCTCTTTAAAGAAAATGCAAAAGAATTTGATCTCATGCAGCTTTTAAGAGAGGATGGCGAGATCTTTGTAGATGGGCAAAAGATCTCAGAAGAGGTGATGTCAAAGCGCGAGCGAGCGGGGCTTATCTGGTATGTCGAGACAAAAAATACAAATGCCCCAAGCGTAAATTTCATGCAAAATCACAAAATTTTAAAAGACTCAACTTTAAATTTATGCGTGCCAGTTGAAAAAGACGCGAAATTTGAGGCGGCACTTTGCGGTGTCGTGCGCATAGGCACTATCTTTGATAGCATCAAAAACTTTAGCCTTGCGCCAAATTCTTACTCATTTTTAGTAACTCACAGCGGCGAGATACTCACATCAATGGCTGATGCGACGCTTAAAAGAGAGATCGAGGAGAAATTTAAGGAGCTATTTTTAAAAGATGAGGACATCACTAGTCTAAAGATAGGGCAAAATTTGATCCAAGTAGCCGAGATACCGACGATGAACTGGTTTATCGGAGCTGGCACAAACAACGAAGAAGAAATTTTAGCCATGACAAGAGAGGCGCTAAAAAACGCCCTAAATTTACTCTTTGCCTTCGTCGCACTTGCATTTTTGGCAAACAGCCTGCACAACTTCATGTATAACAAGATAAAAAAGGTGCAAGATGAGTACGAGACCTTGCTGGCACACAGAGCCAAGATGAGCGAGGCTGGAGAGCTCATAAGCGGCATAAGTCATCAGTTCATCCAGCCAGTAAATTCGCTAAAACTGATGCTAAGCTCGGCGATAATGCTAAAAAAAGAGGGCAATCTAAGCGATGAGGAGCTTTTAAATTTATTAAAAAAAGGGCAAAGCTCGATCGAGCTTCTTTCAAAAACAATCGAAATTTTTAGAAATTTTTACAAAAGCGCTGAAAATGTGAGCGAATTTGACATCCAAACAAGCGTTAGAAATTTAATAACACTTATGCACACAGAGCTTAGCCGTGCAAATGTAAGCGTGAAATTTAGCGGATTTGAAGAGATGAAGGTTTGCCAGATAGAAAACATCATCCAGCAAATTTTACTAATCCTAATCCACAACGCAAAGGACTCACTAGTTGAGAGCTACAAAGATGAGCCGCTAAAACGCGTGATAGAGCTAAAATTTAGAAGCTTTGAAGATAAGTGCTACATCGGCGTTTACGATAGTGGCGGCGGCGTGAGCTACGAGATGAGTAAGAAAATTTTTACCTGGCTAAATACGACTAAAAAGCAAGGAAACGGCATAGGACTTTACTTCGCTAAAAAGCTCGCGCGTGAGAAGCTAAATGGCGACATCACGCTTGCGCACAACCTAAAGCCAACGATTTTTGAGCTAAGCTTTGATAAGAATTTAAAGGGTTAA
- a CDS encoding ferritin family protein, with product MRQYETYKCEKCGNEIEVQKVGGGTLTCCGEEMKCVTENLTAINLMKAFAGESQARNKYELYGDLAKEAGYHAIARHFYEAAENEKWHARAEFKKYHEMMNDPIDKMDKNLLDAAAGENYEHTTMYPDFAKIAKEEELRDVERLFNAIGKVEVEHEREYLELKKMLDEEGFFESDEEDIWVCEVCGHVHRGKKAPGACPLCKAPKEYFKREFLG from the coding sequence ATGAGACAGTACGAAACATACAAATGCGAGAAATGCGGCAACGAGATCGAGGTTCAAAAAGTTGGCGGTGGCACATTAACCTGTTGTGGCGAAGAGATGAAGTGCGTGACTGAAAATTTAACAGCGATAAATTTGATGAAGGCATTTGCTGGTGAGTCACAAGCTAGAAACAAATACGAGCTTTACGGCGACCTAGCCAAAGAAGCAGGCTATCACGCGATAGCTAGACACTTTTACGAGGCAGCTGAGAACGAGAAATGGCACGCAAGGGCTGAATTTAAGAAATATCACGAGATGATGAACGATCCGATCGATAAGATGGATAAAAATTTACTTGACGCTGCAGCTGGCGAAAACTACGAGCATACGACGATGTATCCAGACTTTGCAAAGATCGCAAAAGAAGAAGAGCTAAGAGATGTTGAGAGGCTATTTAACGCGATCGGCAAGGTTGAAGTTGAGCACGAAAGAGAGTATTTAGAGCTTAAAAAGATGCTTGATGAAGAGGGCTTTTTTGAGAGCGACGAAGAGGATATCTGGGTTTGCGAGGTGTGCGGACACGTTCATAGAGGCAAAAAAGCTCCAGGCGCTTGCCCACTTTGCAAAGCTCCAAAAGAGTATTTTAAGCGCGAATTCTTAGGCTAA
- the dsbI gene encoding protein-disulfide oxidoreductase DsbI, with amino-acid sequence MSFFKKMAKFQDSRISWAILVFVSVALVVIAHSLFQNYAYMPPCEQCVYIRFAFLCMALGGVIAIINPKNLLFALVGYVFAFWGAVQGIMYSVKLAKIHDAVHGDDPFGVQGCSTEPHYPFGLPLEKWAPDWFMPTGDCGYDSPMVPDGAVLSDLQKSIVDLYADGWYLVPSSKFMSMADCTLLGFGICFVVLALMLVSKLLSFKK; translated from the coding sequence ATGAGCTTTTTTAAAAAAATGGCTAAATTTCAAGACTCACGCATCTCTTGGGCGATCCTAGTCTTTGTAAGCGTCGCGCTTGTCGTTATCGCGCACTCGCTCTTTCAAAACTACGCTTATATGCCTCCTTGCGAGCAGTGCGTCTATATACGTTTTGCCTTTTTATGTATGGCGCTTGGCGGTGTGATCGCTATCATAAACCCTAAAAATTTGCTCTTTGCTCTAGTTGGCTACGTCTTTGCCTTTTGGGGAGCGGTGCAGGGCATAATGTATAGCGTAAAGCTAGCCAAAATCCACGACGCGGTGCATGGCGACGATCCTTTTGGCGTGCAGGGCTGCTCGACTGAGCCACACTATCCATTTGGCTTGCCACTTGAGAAGTGGGCGCCTGACTGGTTTATGCCAACAGGCGACTGCGGCTATGACAGCCCTATGGTGCCTGATGGCGCGGTGCTAAGCGATTTGCAAAAGAGCATAGTGGATCTTTACGCAGATGGCTGGTATCTTGTGCCGTCTTCTAAATTTATGTCGATGGCGGATTGCACGCTGCTTGGCTTTGGCATTTGCTTTGTTGTGCTTGCACTTATGCTTGTTTCAAAGCTCTTATCTTTTAAAAAATAA
- a CDS encoding response regulator transcription factor, which yields MQEALEILKKVSILVAEDDEMARELIITGLKPYCGQVVGAKDGQDGLEKFKKQGFDIVMSDIHMPVLNGFEMMNEIKKLKPHQKFIVFTSYDSDENLIKSYEQGATLFLKKPIDIKDLRSMLISLSFERDEKLVRLSDEVSINLKREKIYKNGSELYLSFLQNKIFWLFAYNLNKLVTYEMIEEFVYESTEVSKAAIQNVVLRLKRELGVKFKNISESGYILVAKSEKA from the coding sequence ATGCAAGAGGCACTAGAAATTTTAAAAAAAGTATCTATCTTAGTAGCTGAAGATGACGAGATGGCAAGGGAGCTCATCATCACTGGACTTAAGCCATACTGTGGTCAGGTAGTTGGCGCAAAAGATGGGCAAGATGGGCTGGAGAAATTTAAAAAACAGGGCTTTGACATCGTGATGAGCGACATTCACATGCCAGTGCTAAATGGCTTTGAGATGATGAATGAGATAAAAAAGCTAAAACCTCATCAGAAATTTATCGTCTTTACCTCGTATGATAGCGATGAAAATTTGATCAAGAGCTATGAGCAGGGGGCGACCTTGTTTTTGAAAAAGCCTATCGATATAAAAGATCTTAGATCGATGCTGATAAGCCTAAGCTTCGAGCGAGATGAGAAGCTAGTGCGCCTAAGTGATGAGGTGAGTATAAATTTAAAAAGAGAGAAAATTTATAAAAACGGCAGCGAGCTATACCTTAGCTTCTTGCAAAATAAGATATTTTGGCTATTTGCTTACAACCTAAACAAGCTTGTCACCTACGAGATGATAGAGGAATTTGTCTATGAGAGCACTGAAGTAAGCAAGGCTGCTATACAAAATGTCGTACTTCGCCTAAAACGCGAGCTTGGCGTGAAATTTAAAAACATCAGTGAGAGTGGGTATATCTTAGTCGCCAAGAGCGAAAAAGCATAA
- a CDS encoding tannase/feruloyl esterase family alpha/beta hydrolase translates to MGPLGALEAWHEKGEAPKSMLAKSKTYVGKEFLVCAYPKVATYVGGDASKASSFVCK, encoded by the coding sequence GTGGGTCCGCTTGGTGCGCTTGAGGCGTGGCACGAAAAGGGCGAAGCGCCAAAGAGCATGCTAGCAAAAAGCAAGACCTACGTTGGCAAGGAGTTTTTAGTGTGTGCCTATCCAAAGGTGGCTACATACGTAGGCGGTGACGCGAGCAAGGCAAGTAGCTTTGTTTGTAAATAA